The Anopheles moucheti chromosome 3, idAnoMoucSN_F20_07, whole genome shotgun sequence genome contains the following window.
GCGCACTCTTTGCCTGAGTTATTATATCGTGCAGCTTTGGTTCCCATTCTTCTATTGCTTCTGCCAGCGTGTGTTTCAATGTCACAATTGCGTCGTCGATTAGCTCAATCGAAAGCACATCCTCAGTAAGCAGTTTCTGCACCTTTTCAATACGCTGCTTGAAAGCTACCTGATCCTGATTGGCTTTCTTCTTAAGCTTTCCGAATGTGTCTGTGTCGACTGACAGCTCGGCAAGCTTTTCCAATATTTTTACAAACACATCATACCCCATAACTGCGAGCGTTTTCATCTCATCCGTGcgttgatcggtaatgatgcGTTGGTTGCAACCGATAGCTGGTAAAACCATCGAGATAGACATTGCCGGTAGCACTATTTCCCACACATCGATCGCTGTGTAGCGGAAGCTGGCCACGATACCTTTgtaggaaaagttttgctcaAAGTCGCGATGCAACGAATGTCGACATACCATGCCTCCATCGCTACTGTCTGCTTGATCCGTGATTCCTTCACAGTTGCGTTTCTTATAGGCATGACCATGGAAACGTAGTTCGAGAAATTTAGCAAACGAATAGCACCACGTATCTTGCGACATTGGGACCGGTTTCGAGTACTCATTACAGATTGTACACTTTGACGATATCAGTATCGTACCGGTGTCCATCTTGGTCACATCTTCGACCAGTTTCACCTGAATGCAACCACCAGAGTGGACGTAACGGCGAACATGATCCATCATCGGAAGATTGCACGATTTGCAAATGTAAGAACTTCGAAAGCAATAATGTTCGAGGAACAATCCAAGCATGATGTCGTTTTGTCCATAAAATTGCATATCCAGATAGGAAGGTTGAGCACAGAACGTGGAAGGAACGTTTTCATTATAGTTGAAGCTACAGAACAGCACCGGCAAACGTTGATGATTTTCGATGTCCAACGCATCACGGTACACGTACTCTTCGAGTGATCGTTGGGCCATCGTGGTGAGGCGCCGTTTGCGAGATGATGTCTTCTTCACTACAACGATAAGATAAGAGTATATTGGTATTGAAagtattgaaaaataatgatgactatattcaacaaaatgaaatagaacTCACTCATTGAAATTTTCGGATACCGTCCACCACAGGCCCGGAAGCTGGCAAGTATCGTTTGCATCTCCTTGCTTTCCACGGAGGTCGTTATTTTATGCGTCACAAACGGATGCACCGGTAGGAGTTgcttttcttcctcctccgTTGATGCGCTGGCTCCCGCTCCGGCAGAATTATCGATCAATGTAGCagaatttttttcccccacaaGACCCAATGTGCCTCCATTGCTCCACTGCTTCGAGAAGTAAAGTTCCTCGGGAAAGTAACACCGTAAGGCACATTTGCGGCCACCGTCCGTCTCAAGGTACGGCAGCGGAAATGCCACGAACGGActgatggacaaaatggtCGAGCTGAGTGCGGACCGAAATCTGTTATCGTTCGGGGTTTCTGCTGCTAGTTCAAACGATGTGTCATCTTCATCTCCGTACTGGCCGACACCGTCCTCCGAGGATGGGCCCAGCGCTCCCGATCGTAAAGGATCCGTCCAGTCTCCAACATTCTCTCGATTCGCAGAGTTCTCTGCCGTCATACGAACGATTTTTGCCGTTTGCTCTTTCTGAACTGCCTTCTCATTGATGGTTACCTGATGTTCCTTCGGCGTTTGAGAAACATCTTCGAGACACTTGGTCAACCCCATTTGAGGTGGTGGATCCATAGGAGTGGATTCCTTTGAATCGAATATGCTTGCCCGCGGAGTCGGTGGCATTGCGTACACATCGCACAGGTAGGAAAGTTCAAAGCGCCAATTATGGCGcgccagcagcaacagtgatgcaatcttttttatttttgccagCTCACTCCGCTTGGCTCCTCGCAAAAGAACGCAACATCCTCGTGGACTATGCTGCTTTTCTAGGCACATCAATGTTTTAGAAGAACctgaaataatataaaaacaattaataaacCCCTCTTTTTCTCATCTGCGAACAGCTTTTCTGCTTTACCTTGATCATCGTAAAATGTTTGTATCCTGAATCGATCGCAAACGCCCAGCTTCGGTTGTCCAACATTAGAGTCAATGCAACTGATGATATCACAATCCAGAAATCGCGCTATACGCTCCAGCACGCAAAGTTTCACATCCAGCACCAGCGTTATACCGTTGTTACGCAGCATATCTTGCGCTATGCCTGCCACATTCTTGTGCACGAGCACAATGTTCGGTCCTAGGCTGATAATTTTGGACACCTTGTTGCGCAAATAGTCACGCTCCTGTAGCATCAGGGTATCGAAACTGACAAATTTGCCTTCCACGCGCTGGTATGCAATTGCGCACTGTAGCAACAGTATTTTTGGTTTGTCCACCTTTTGCGACATTTCCTTGTGGGCTACATTCTTCGAAAAGACCACACCACCCTGTATCTGCGATTCGCTCCGATCGCCACCTGGAACTTTCTTAAAGTAAACGTAGTTCCGTATATCCATAGCGTCCGTCCCGTAAGCCTCATCGAGACGCAACGTATTGGCAACCCGAGCTACAATTGGGATGAGCGTTTTACTCCAGGAAGGATCGAGGTTCTGCGCTCGCAACAGTTGATTCACGAGCAGCTCTTCGTGTTCGCAGAATGCTTTCAGCAAAGCCTTTGCCCCAGTCGATATTATATACGAACTGTCCATTACGGAATCCTTCAGCAGTATGCTACTCAACGTGGTGCTGCCAACTATTCCACTTCCGGTACCATCTTCACTGTCGGCAGACGATTGATCATCGTTTCCGGAGCGCATTAACACAGAGCTAGATTTAAAGTTCAGTTCCAAATGATAGGCTCCTTCCGTGCCTGTTACGCCTCCCGCTCCCGATCCCTGGCCTTGACGGTCTTGAAGAACGGCCAACTTGTACACCGTATCTTCACTAAATTCGATCGATACAGTAGTggtttcatcttcatcttctaCCGATCCAACGCTACCATCACGATtcaactgttgctgttgtttttgatGCTGCAAAACTTTCTCGTGCGTAATATTTGTATCTTCGTCACCGATCGTTTCGTTCTTCACTTCGCATATCGCTATCAAAAATCCCGCATCGATCATCGCATTAAGTATGGCGATCGCTTGCATATTGTTCGACGACTTTTGTCTGCTGAACAGAAAATCGATAAGCTCATGCCCACGGTTGTACAGTGGCAGCGAACGGCACATTTCATCGTACAACGTTTTCAGCGAATTTGACTGCTGCAGAATGGATTTACGATCGGCAGAAGAAATACCAGACCCTGCACTTGCCGCAAACCGTTCCTCCTGGTAACCAACGGATATCTTTCTACGATTTCGTCCACCGGATGGGCCCATACCGCTAGGTTCTGTTCCTCCACCTCCCTGTGGTGGCAGGGTAGAAAGCTTTTGAGCCAGATCATCCTGCAACGCTTTCAAGTCGGGTTTTAAATCGGCGGCAATGCTAGACGATTTAAGGTACGTCAGGACCACTTTCGAACAGTAGTTACACACGCGTAGATCGTCTGAACAATTGATAATCTTTCCTGTTACCACCTGATTGCAACATTTCGTGCAGAAGATTTGACCACACAGACGACAGTGGTGTTTCCTGCGGAAGGTTGAAAATTTTACCGAACAATCGTAGCACTCAATGGAGGTAGAATCGGGCATCCAGAATTTTTGAAGATCTGTATTCTTGTAGCTTCGCTTAGTCTGTAACAAAATAGCGGTTTGTTATAACGATTGATGACAAACACGACAATGGCACTATTCGAATAACCGATACTTACACTTGGTTTCTGCGATATTAGACTGCTTAACCGACGAAGCACGCTGGAAGTGGTCCGCTCGCCAGCAGAGGACTGAGCCATAGATGCAGCATGTGTAACATCAGTATATGAACTACTAGTTGATGGATTGCTACTTGCCAATGCACTGGGCtgattaatttctttttgaaCTTCCCGGACATTTCTACTTCCCGCTTCGCCTTCACCTCCGGAAGGTTCTTCATGCAACACCGCCCCCTGAAGTGGTGACTCATTGCTGGGCCGGCTGTTGTTTGTGAGTCTGTTTACTAGCTTCGAAAATATGGTTTCCTGTTCCTCTTCGAACGTACGGGCAAATTCCGTCAAAATTGTGGGGGAATGTAGATGTCTATTCATCGTAATGGATTTTTGattaactgttttttgttatcttcttCTTTGGGACACTTATATAGAAATATAGTGCTAAATAGTGCGCCGCACAATCACAGCTGCACTAAACACCAGGGAAATTAACTTGCTCGGTAACGGATAGGTCCGGGGCCAGTGAAGTAAGAGCTAGATCAGTCCATTTCTGCTCTTGCTCTTTTAGTGTCAGATGTGAGTCACCATTGTCTGCCTCGGGATCCGGAAGCTTATCGCAAGGCACTTGGATGTGGTCGAACGGCAATTCGTCTGCAATCCACTCGTTATCGACTAAATCGACCAAACGTCCTCCGGATGGTGgctaaaatgaaaagaaaaaaataacacgagCACAGATACAAGATATCGAAAGTGCATTCCAGTGAAACTAGCGTTTCCAACAAACTCCTTTCGATACTGACTACGTACCTCACTATCCATTAGAATCGTTTACATACAAATACACGGAGGGAATACTCTGCTATGGGCTGTTTTAAATAACCAACAGCCGCTTAAAATTAATGGAAAAGTTTGCAAAAGTATTGCGATAAGCCCACCCTTCCGCAactctttattttttgtttgcgcttgCTTCGCAGCCAGTGATCTGTCAAATGATTGCTTTCAAGATGTACATAGGCGGGCTATGAACAAAGAATACTGGAATTATTCgttattaaacttttttttattttaaataatcatctttctttgtttctttgaCTCCCCGAATAGTAATCCAAATGATAGTTAGCGCATCTGCAATTTATAAATCCCTTTTAACTGCTAAAATACTTTCCTCAATAGTCTTATCTCATATGTATACAGCCTGTCATTGTTTGGAGTTGTTTTGGTTCGGTCGCGCATTGGTTCGGTAAAAACAGTACGAACGAAATGAGTATGATTTTTACGAAATTTACCCGGCTTAGTGCAAGTGCTAGAAGGtaagaaagttaaaaaaaattagcTACGGTTGAGTAAGCGGATTGTCGAATACTTTTTAGTAATTTCAGCCTCGGACATTGTACATTTCTTACAGATATTTATCAGCACAATCTTCGCCGCTAGTTCTAGGAATCGAGACAAGTTGTGATGATACCGGCGCCGCCCTGGTTACCGGAAACGGGAAAGTCCTGGGAGAATACATTCATTCACAGCAAAGCAGTCACCTAAGGTAAGATTTTTAAGCTATCAGTAATGAGGTGTGTCTACAGCATAGCAATGCTTCGGTAGGTTTGGCGGAATTATTCCACCTGTAGCGCAAGACATCCATCGTGCTAATATTGAAAACGTGGTTAACAAAACGTTTCAACTAGCCAATATATCTCCAAACGAAATCGATGCTGTCGCAGTCACTAATCGGCCAGGTCAGTAGCAAAAATAGGAACTAATGCTTGGTTGCCGTATCtaatataattttgttttcttttaggaTTACCGCTAAGTTTGATAGTTGGTATGAGGTATGCGAAACATATTGCTCGTACATACGACAAACCTTTGATTCCTATACACCACATGCAAGCCCATGCTCTGATGGCACGTATGAACTCCTCCATACCGTACCCATTTCTTTGCCTTCTTGTAAGCGGTGGACATTCGCTGCTGGTACTTGTCGAAAGCACCGCCAGGTTTCGATTGTTAGGTGAAACACTAGATGATGCACCCGGGGAAGCTCTCGACAAAATTGCTCGCCGTTTGAAGCTACGCAACATATCCAAATATGCTCAAATGTCGGGTGGACAAGCTATTGAAGTAGCGGCCCAGACAGCAGCAAACACATCAGCATACGAGTTTCGCTTACCACTCTCAAAGTACCGTGATTGCCAATTTAGTTTTGCTGGCCTGAAAAACACAGCTACGAGACATATTCTCGAACGGGAATCAACGCTCAGTGAGTTCATACAACTCATATGTTTCAACACTTATTAAAAATGTGCTCTCTCTTCCGTTAAGATCTTGCTCCTGATGCATTGCTGCCCGACTATGAAGCGTTTTGTGCCTGTTTCCTAAAAGGAGTCACACGACACATGCTTCATCGAACGCAACGTGCCATAGAATACTGTGAACGGCGCAATCTACTTCCACCAGGCAGTACCCAACGAAGCTTAGTTATCTCAGGTGGTGTTGCCTGCAATGACGTTATATTTAATGCGCTGAGTTTGATGGCAGCCCAGTTCGGATACAGTACCTATAGACCACCAAAGAAACTTTGCACCGATAATGGCACGATGATAGCGTGGAATGGTGTTGAAAAACTGCTCGCGAAAGATACTGCTGAAATGACGAAAAATTACGAAACAGTCGATATAAGTGGAAAATGTCCTATAGGAGAAAGCATGATATACGACGTGAAGGAAGCGAATATAGCATGTAAATGGGCCAAAGTTGATATATTTCCCATAGAGAACTAGAACTAGCATGAAGTAGATCAAAACAAAAGGTTGAATAAACTAGAAAATAGGAGATTAATATCCAACTTCTGTatcagttttttttagaaCAACTTTATTCGAACCATCAGTaatttaaaactaaaatagagtggaaaaacttttccccgaGCAGAAAGCAGGAGTTCGCTGCATTTCGCTTTATCCGGGCCAACTGCTCGAATGCCGTACCGTTACGTTATTTCGATCAAAGAGGaaattatttagttttttCGTTGGAAAAGTGCATTTCcctgaaaatttaaaaacgcaAGAAAGATTTTATTACTTGAAGACTGTGCAAGATTATTTAATGGACCGCACTATTTTTGGTAACTAATGTAAAAAGTGtcaaaatttatttcttttttgaaaatgattttataCGGTGTAACAGAGCAGCTGGATGTCTATTGCAAGCATTTCGACACTTAAAACACATCCTTTCACCTTTTCAAATTCCGTCCTAAAAACAAGGGACAATAAAAAAGCTTACTATCGATTGAGCTATCGATTTACGACGATCGAAGGTACAACAGTTTTGAACCCTAGCTCACGTTCGCACCTTGTCCTTTTGTCAAATGGAACAATTATACTTAATAATatgtaggattttttttttaggataTCTACGGCTAATAGCTATCTAAACATTCGGCCAATGTTATCAAATTCCTCCCTATAGTACCTTCGGTTGTAACtcaaaatcaatcaaccagTCACACAACAGGTTGATATAATAACACGGCTGTATTTTCCAGCGGCAACCAACACCCTGAAAGGAGCCCAGCATAGCGTGCGTGCGTATGTATGTTTATGTTATGGCGCTGGTGGCGTTGGTATTGGTGCCGTGCCAGGTAGCGCAACAGGCTGGAGCCAGCAAAAGTTGCCTGCCCGATCGATTCTCACAAACCCGTATCGCCCTTACGATCAAACAGGTGAACAAATCCGAAGCGTACGGTCATCAGGTAGTGCGATCGTCCGAAACGGCCCTTTTTGTCTGTATGACGTGTGTTGTAGATAGGCAACGGCTGTGGCAAATAGTATAGTGCCGAACGAAGGGGAATATCTTTGAATTTGTGGTAAAGTACGGTTCCCCAGATTCCGACAATAGGGTTTCGGAAGGATTTTGCGTCGTGCAACGAGGAGGAAGTTTTACTGTCCAGTAATTCGTGCGATCATTCAGTGTTACCGATCgttaaaacacaaaagttaTGATTCAGTGCAGTGGCTACGATATTCGTGCATGTGACGGCTGTGCCGTGCTGTAgtggaagcagcagcagccaaccCCCATCGATCGGAGTGGTGCGGCGAGTCGCTGCGCAGCGCTTGCGGTCAAACTAAATGTGCTACGTATGCAGTTTCTCGCGCGTTTGTGTGCTGGCCGGCTACGCTCGGTGAAACGAAAGCCAGAAAGGCGTACGGATGCCCAGTGAAATCTTGCGCAGAGCACGCAGCAACGAAAACAGAATAGAATATATTGCGTGCTTTTGGGGTTAGTGGGCAAGTGTTTGGGCAAACAGCAACTGGAAGCGGCAGAAAATTTGCAGAAAGTTTGACGACCTACTACTACCTACTGGcctctgctgctgcacccTTGCGGAAGAAAGTTGGCGGATTCGAAAATCCGCCTTGACATGCCGTACATGTGAGTGAGTTGCCCTAACTgggtgtttctgtgtgtgtagCATTTGCTTCGCAATCAATCACCGCGCGGGGGGTGCGGATATGGGGTGCGGTGTTATCAAAAATTGTAGTCCGAGTGGAAATGATGCGCGACTATTCGCTGCGCAACGTCCTATTTGACGGCGTATGTAGATGCTTCTCGATCCCACCCCAAGGCACCAATACAGCTCCCCGGAACTTGTGAAACATCTTCACTCTCGCAAAACCTCAAAACAGTACGATCGAATGAGTGGGTCCACGGTaggagaacaacaaaaaaatggaacgtAGAATAAGTTCGTAGTCTCGCTTGTATTCATCGTCCCACCTTTCCACAGCAGGAGGATCAGACTCAAAACAAGTGACGTGACAAATTCTTGTATAATCTCCCTTCTCCAGGGGCGCACtcccaaaacacacgcacacacactcacatgcGTCCAGCATTTAACGGGGGCTGAAACGGTATGCTTGAAGTTTTCCCCTCCCTCAATCCCACCCCCTTTCCGATTATGCTGTGCTCCCTCTAACTTCTCGGGTTTTGCCCGACTGATCACAGCGATCGTTCCCAGGCgctcttttcttttctacccccccaccccaccacaCCCGCGATGTATCCAACGTGCGGCGCACACATCGAAAGAAGGGGTGAGCCGCACACCGTTGAAGGGAACGagcgaaaagaagaagaagtgtaagaaaacagaaagcaaCGAACGATGTAAGCGGGCACTCCCAGCATCCTAAAGCGAGAAACCACCACGTATAGGCGAAGCGAAACACATATAAACAGAATGGAATTCCATTGAAGAAATTGTTTCGTGTCTTGTGCCACTTTTGCGCCACCAGGCGTGCGCGCGACTACATACGTACACACGTAAGGAAGGggaggagggagggagggggagtGAGGAGGGAGGTAGTGGGGGTGTCTGTTGTTTGTTGGCTCTGTCCGTTGCGCGATTGGAAGGAATGTTGCCGGATCGGATGGTTGATGCGCACACACGAACAGCCTGCGGGGGAGGGGTGTAGGGGGTGCAGGGGGTGGAAGGTCTCCAAAGTGAACGTTTGATAGTGCGTCACTGATAACGAGAATTTGAGCAATATCCTTACTGCTTTGATAAAACTAGTCTTTGGACTAAGCTTCATGCACAGGATTTCACCCCTAATGCCCTTTACAACATGGGGTGAGAGGGAGCGAAAGTCAGGTGGAATGTGGCATGTTTCCACCTTCGGCTGATCgtatgtgtgtggctgtgtgtgtgtgccgaatTTGTCACCCCGTGtcacaacgcacacacaaaacgtgTTATCCGCTACCAACCCATCGATTGATTTCTTCACACCGATCGTTAGACTTGCGCGATGGtggcaagcgacgaacctccgACATGGGCGCACGGGTACTCACACAGCCCGCACACCCCACATTTTTGTGTCGTGCACACGCAAATCGACTGTTTGGCAAGGAGCAGCCAAGAACTAAGGGTAGGTGCAGCCCAAACGGGTTGGCACAGTTTAGCGCGTTTGGCAATGCGGGCAAagcgggcgcgcgcgcgcgttttaGGCATTGGGTGGCGCATGCGTCCCATAAATTACGCCCGTCATAAAATATGTGCACCGTAAATGGGGACGCAACGGTGAAGAACGAGCTGTGGCTTGCGAAATCGTTTTTATTGCCAATGCGAATTCATTTGTCCCCTACCACAGGATTTGCCATCCTTGCGGTgcgttaaaacaaacattaattcattcatagatgaagtttaatttaaattagtcTAACGCTGAAGCATTCTCGTTCGAAAATTATTCTGCCCGATGTCCCGACATTATTGCCACATAAATCAAGTTCTCGAAACGCGTGCTAATTAATTCATAAACACGAAGGCAGCCACATTGGCCCCCGCTCCTTTCGGAAAACCCATTCTCTCTGCGTGTCGTGTGGCTCGGCATTTCCCCACATCGATGATGCTAATGAAATCGTTAGTAGAAAGCTTACCACTCATACATAAAGTGATGTCAATCGTGGCGGCATTCACCTACGTGGAGGGCTTTCGTTTGCCGGTTTTGCCGCGATGTTCGACTCTTTGTCCGAACTTGTTATCATCGGCCGTTTTTACAACGTGCTTGGTGAAATCCGTCGAGCCGTTTTTGAATGCCTTGCTGCTTCCCATTGCCCATCACCCGTTTCCCCCAGCCCAGATCGATATGCAAATATCGCATCGGTACGCGAGCATGCCCGTGCCAATGTGTGTACAAAACCCTGGGTTGACCTAGACCGTGGCGAAAGTTCCCTTGGCTACTGAGTTACCTTGGCGGTTGGGACGCTGCGTGTGAACGCGGGGATAAGGGCGCGAAACGGGACACACTTCgtgacacaaaatggtgggaAGAAAGAGATGATAGGACAactcagcaacagcagcagcagcaacagtgtaAACCTGCCGTACACTGTTTATCACATACGCACGATGCACGGTCGCGCATACAAAACCGTACgcgaacaaataaataatcatcCGTCCGTGTACGCGTTCGTCACTTTCCCAACCCAAAGACAACTGGCCCCCACTGTGGGGCCGCATCATTTTGGGGGCACGCAAAGTACGTGGTATTTTGGGGATGGTTTTAAAGACCGTTTCGTTTTACGCTTTAGAAATCTCGCCAACCGTTGTTTGGtcgaaatgttttttgttttgttttgtttttcgaccAAATCCTTGCCCTCCCGTCTTGGGAAGGGACATAACGGCCGCTCCCGTCGGTATGCAGCCCATACctatgcaaatgaaaacaaacgtgACCGGTGTGGACACTTTCTCTTTATGTGTGACATGGCCGAAGAGTTCGAATCGAAAAGCATGGCCGGCCTGAAAGCTGAACTGAAGATATGCGCCATCCGACACTCGAGAGATTCGATGGTTccggtttttgtgtgtctcTTTCTGTCCCTGGCGAACAGGTGCGTCCACTGCTGCGGGCCCATTCGTGCGTCACGGCCAAGGTTTTAATTGGAACGGGCGGAAGGAATgttatgcattttttattttttttttgtcggtgggtgatgttttattttattttatttttattttcgcctCCATCCCCCCCTAAGCGTTATTGTATGGCTTTTCACGgtaccgtttttttgttttttgcttgatACTTTTCCATCCGCCAACGTTACGTCCTTGAACTCTCGGTCGGCTTCACACAACAATATAATCGGCCCGGGGCGCGCGCAGATGCGTATGATCGGGTGGGCAGCCTGAAGTGGAGCAAACCACATACGTTTGTTGCAGATCGGCAGCGGATAAAGCACCCGGTGGCACAGCGCGGCATCAGTCGCAATGGTTTGTCAATTGTGAGGGTCGCCGAGGTCGTAAAACGGGTTTGCTTTTGGCAGGTTTTAACATTGAGCGTTGCCATGGCGGTTTTTTTGCGCATGAAGTGCAGCCTCTCATTGGCGCATTGGGTCGGTTATTGATTATTGAATGTGTATCCCCTTATGCGCAACAACATTGTGATAAATTCCATTAAACCACTCGTGTCACAGAATAATAAATTTgatacacaaaaatacactttttaaaaaagatGTACTTATAGAACTAAATGGCTCTGCTTGTTTTAAATGGTATCAGATAATAATTTAAGAGTGCCTTTAGTGTTAGGAAAAGTTTGTTGATCAATTTTGGTcaattgtgttgtgttttgcgaTGTTCAAAGTTTCGGAAAAATCGGATCGAACATCGAATGCTCAtgtaaaattacaaaaatttgtaatttgACCTAtacaaaattgattaaatttctAACACACTAACAGTAGACAACCTTAAGCACATAATTTCGATGCTTAAAATTCTGTGAAAATAagggtaaaataaaaattctgTGTGGAAAAACTGAATTTTTGTTCCTTAAATATCGCAGGTTTCGAAGAAGgccaaatgaaaataatgtccTTGCCCCCTTGTCCTCTTTTTAGGCTATTTTTAGAAGAATTACAAAGATTCATGCCACTGCGGTTGAGATTTCGTACCACCGGGATGTACCGGATTAAAGTGAAGTCCCAGGGCCCGGAAGTCGTACAGATAATTACCGTAACGACCGATCTGTTACAAAACGGTCAACTGTAAGGCAAAAGGCAATAAAACACTTTTGTTTCGTGtagatgttttatttatcagGTGCGATATAGAAATTATCTAATTACCGCCTTACAAACATTTGCTTCCACTCGCCTTCCCACACCGCACAATGGCACTGACAGACCCGTTACCGTGCACCCTAATAAGCGAAACCTTTAACcgatctctttctctctctctctggggGGAATTTGATGGCACACCAAATGCCCAGAAAGTCACAGTTAGATAACTCCACCACGGTAGTGAttatcaaacaatcaaacgaTAATTGTGGACACTGTTTGCATCTGTCCCGGtgcatttaattcaattaggCGATAACAACGCTTTTCGCCAAACTCACGCTGCACTTTCGGGGCAGCACTCCTCCCCCCAAAACTAAAACGTTAACAATTGAAAAATTGATGTTACTTTTTCACCCCTTAGTCCACCTCCCTCATCGCCCCCGGTGTGCGCccttttttgtacaatttccCTCCCAAAGTCTCAACCCCTTTAATCCTCGTACACCGGGAATTCAAAGCACACTGATTGTTTTCCGTTCCTAAAATGTTAAGATCTAGATTACGAAGTTTCTCTTACTTCCCACCTGTAACGATTCCCAAACCTCCCGGACGGAACCGATAGCCGAACCGTACGATTTGTATGCGCGATAGTTTCACCAAACAAAATCGTTGATCAATTTGCACTTCTCTGCCCCGCCAAACAGTTGACTGGCCTCATTAACCCGATGGGGGACCGCGGCATGGTAAGCTGCTTCGCGCCTGTTCCACGTACTGTGCGCTGTGTGTTCCAGGCGTCTAGACGT
Protein-coding sequences here:
- the LOC128304359 gene encoding probable tRNA N6-adenosine threonylcarbamoyltransferase, mitochondrial, with the protein product MSMIFTKFTRLSASARRYLSAQSSPLVLGIETSCDDTGAALVTGNGKVLGEYIHSQQSSHLRFGGIIPPVAQDIHRANIENVVNKTFQLANISPNEIDAVAVTNRPGLPLSLIVGMRYAKHIARTYDKPLIPIHHMQAHALMARMNSSIPYPFLCLLVSGGHSLLVLVESTARFRLLGETLDDAPGEALDKIARRLKLRNISKYAQMSGGQAIEVAAQTAANTSAYEFRLPLSKYRDCQFSFAGLKNTATRHILERESTLNLAPDALLPDYEAFCACFLKGVTRHMLHRTQRAIEYCERRNLLPPGSTQRSLVISGGVACNDVIFNALSLMAAQFGYSTYRPPKKLCTDNGTMIAWNGVEKLLAKDTAEMTKNYETVDISGKCPIGESMIYDVKEANIACKWAKVDIFPIEN
- the LOC128303740 gene encoding putative 1-phosphatidylinositol 3-phosphate 5-kinase, whose product is MNRHLHSPTILTEFARTFEEEQETIFSKLVNRLTNNSRPSNESPLQGAVLHEEPSGGEGEAGSRNVREVQKEINQPSALASSNPSTSSSYTDVTHAASMAQSSAGERTTSSVLRRLSSLISQKPSTKRSYKNTDLQKFWMPDSTSIECYDCSVKFSTFRRKHHCRLCGQIFCTKCCNQVVTGKIINCSDDLRVCNYCSKVVLTYLKSSSIAADLKPDLKALQDDLAQKLSTLPPQGGGGTEPSGMGPSGGRNRRKISVGYQEERFAASAGSGISSADRKSILQQSNSLKTLYDEMCRSLPLYNRGHELIDFLFSRQKSSNNMQAIAILNAMIDAGFLIAICEVKNETIGDEDTNITHEKVLQHQKQQQQLNRDGSVGSVEDEDETTTVSIEFSEDTVYKLAVLQDRQGQGSGAGGVTGTEGAYHLELNFKSSSVLMRSGNDDQSSADSEDGTGSGIVGSTTLSSILLKDSVMDSSYIISTGAKALLKAFCEHEELLVNQLLRAQNLDPSWSKTLIPIVARVANTLRLDEAYGTDAMDIRNYVYFKKVPGGDRSESQIQGGVVFSKNVAHKEMSQKVDKPKILLLQCAIAYQRVEGKFVSFDTLMLQERDYLRNKVSKIISLGPNIVLVHKNVAGIAQDMLRNNGITLVLDVKLCVLERIARFLDCDIISCIDSNVGQPKLGVCDRFRIQTFYDDQGSSKTLMCLEKQHSPRGCCVLLRGAKRSELAKIKKIASLLLLARHNWRFELSYLCDVYAMPPTPRASIFDSKESTPMDPPPQMGLTKCLEDVSQTPKEHQVTINEKAVQKEQTAKIVRMTAENSANRENVGDWTDPLRSGALGPSSEDGVGQYGDEDDTSFELAAETPNDNRFRSALSSTILSISPFVAFPLPYLETDGGRKCALRCYFPEELYFSKQWSNGGTLGLVGEKNSATLIDNSAGAGASASTEEEEKQLLPVHPFVTHKITTSVESKEMQTILASFRACGGRYPKISMMKKTSSRKRRLTTMAQRSLEEYVYRDALDIENHQRLPVLFCSFNYNENVPSTFCAQPSYLDMQFYGQNDIMLGLFLEHYCFRSSYICKSCNLPMMDHVRRYVHSGGCIQVKLVEDVTKMDTGTILISSKCTICNEYSKPVPMSQDTWCYSFAKFLELRFHGHAYKKRNCEGITDQADSSDGGMVCRHSLHRDFEQNFSYKGIVASFRYTAIDVWEIVLPAMSISMVLPAIGCNQRIITDQRTDEMKTLAVMGYDVFVKILEKLAELSVDTDTFGKLKKKANQDQVAFKQRIEKVQKLLTEDVLSIELIDDAIVTLKHTLAEAIEEWEPKLHDIITQAKSAQTSKSTTAVDTGSNNTGGTIDSGTIATEELDMSHSGEFQPTLESSSEVVEPEPNESTSSGVEHRGKLEQDSLTADPEEDKVVSSTSEEKQPMRESLNEKKTVKTILSQLLSTNDYSHILSSPLPSHEHHCLKAGLFPIVVSEHDLGSCIAYSLMSQEYRKMLDSMHSGGSGGIITIGAVENSPNMKRKSTSVSSTTDTDDSPATVHAKNEQDKKHKNAAHSEIHFQDANCNFVCRIYFAKEFDMLRCQILKHPPSAGTTHRACGTAGNTSSVNTTGIVGASGGNGGNTTGTDSIETAQDTTETVRKTFARSLSKSVRWEARGGKSGSKFSKTVDDRFVLKEMSRTDLTIFENFAPNYFEYLQRCMKLKHITLLAKIFGVFKITIKRKDNTTVESAVLVMENLFCGKEINEKYDLKGSDRNRLVDPNRQTGTERVLMDENFIQMSWTNPLYILSHSKTVLKEAITRDACFLERNEVMDYSLLVGLESTEKNLVIGIIDYIRTYTLDKKIESVIKQSGLMGGHGKLPTVISPKMYKNRFIVAMERYFLCVPDRWEGLGKK
- the LOC128303741 gene encoding anaphase-promoting complex subunit 13; its protein translation is MDSEPPSGGRLVDLVDNEWIADELPFDHIQVPCDKLPDPEADNGDSHLTLKEQEQKWTDLALTSLAPDLSVTEQVNFPGV